From Paenibacillus sp. PvR098:
TATAGGCATATATTTCGGGGGTATCCTTATGCAGCGGCTAATAGATTGGTTGAAATAACCAACCATTAGATGAGATGATTTCACCGAGGGCAGCGTGATTTGGACCGTTGTCCCTTTCCCCAACACTGTAGCTGCGATGAAATAAAAATAAGCATAGCCAAGCCGGATTTCGGCTTTCTGACGATGCTTACGGCAGACCCGTTCAATTTGATTATGAATCTTTGGGAATGGACGTCGGTGCTGACAGCGGACTCTTCATGACGTCCGCTTTACCTCTTTTCCGTGCCGTAGCGAGCACAACACCTCCAACAATAAGCATCGAGCCGATGATTTGTACCGTAGTCACCGGTGTGCCAAGGGGCATAAATCCGACGATCATCGCCACAAAGGGCTGTAAATTCAAAAATATGGAGGCCTCACTCGCGCCTACCCGCTTCAGCCGATACCCTACGCCTCTAATGATCTCCTTCAAAAACACCGAAGCGAGCAAAGCTCTCATGATCATACTCCTGTTCCCTAATCCTGTCGAACAAAGAAAATCACTCAAAAAACGGATTTAGCCATGGGATTCAGCTTTCACGCCCGAGCGCTTAATGATTTTTCTCGTATGGTTCAGCATACGTTTCATAAGCCTGCTTTCCTTGGGCGGCAAGCTAAGATCTTCTTTGGATCGGTTGGGAATGACCTCGGTTATTTTGCGGTTGCCGTCTATCGATCTTCGGACCCAAACAGGGAGGTAATGAACACCTTTGATGATCGTTTTTCCATCGCTGGCTTTTTTCACATCTATATTTAGTATAATGCTGCTTTGTGTCAGCGGATTATTCTTTAATCGGGTAGATACAAAATTGCCTAGTGAATAAATAACGAATTTTCTATTGCCGCGTACCGCCATCGGTTGCAGAACATGCGGATGAGACCCCAAAATAATATGGGCTCCATGTTTAAATAATAGGCTGACTAAACGTTTTTGCTCTTTATTGGGAATGGTTTGGTATTCTCTTCCAAAATGAAGGTAGATGATAACGAGGTCTACTTTGGTTTTCAGATGCCGAATGTCACGGATGATTTTTCGGGAACCCATTCGATTCACCATCCATGGTTTGTTGGAAGGCACCGGAATTCCATTGGTTCCCTTGGTATAAGACAGAATACCAATTTTAATTCCCTTGACATTCATAATAAGAAACTTCCGGGATTCTGTAGAAGAACGAAACGTACCTGTATGCCGAATTCCATGTTGATCCAAAATTCGTAACGTTCGACTCAGGCCTGCGGTCCCGGTGTCCATACAGTGATTGTTCGCGGTTGTCACAACGTCAAATCCAGCCTTATGGAGAGCGGGCGCCAGTTCATCCGGGCAACTGAACAGTGGACACCCCGTTTTTTTATTCCTCAAACCAACAGGTCTAATTTTTCCGGCAAAGGTGGTTTCAAGATTTCCGATCGTTACATCTGCCTGTTTCAGATAAGGGGCTACTTTACTGAATAGCCGGTCAAATGAATATCGTCCTCCGTTAGAAGCTTTGGCATCGGAAATGATGTAACGTTTCACCATGAGATCTCCCACAGCAGCTATCCGTATTTCAGTCAAGACCTCCCACCCCTTACCGTTGAGTCTCCCCATTTGCGAACCGCATCTTTTATCCAGTGGAGACAGAGTATGATTTCCCAATACACTATACGATAAAGGGGCGGAGCCCGACCCGGGGAACCGCCTATTCGAATGAGAGGTCTCCAATCCGAATCATCTTTCGTCCTGACGGCGGAACGATTTCTTAACGTGGGTCCAAAAAAGAGAAGCAATGATGAACAGCAATCCAAAGGCTCCTATCGTATAGGCTGGGACTCCATTCAATTCTAGTGTCGGACCCTCAGGCAACAAACGTCTTTCCGCAAATTCTAAACCGATAAAAATCATTAACGTCCAGAGAACAAGGCTGCTGATCATCCAGAACGCCGCTTTATAGGGTTTGAATGCGGTTTTGCGAAGCGCATACCAGAGACACGATTACATATCCGCTGATATCAAAGAGCGAAAGAATAAGCGTTCCGCCAATTCCCTCGTCCAGCTTCCATTGGAGCAGCAGGATTGGAATGAGAAGCATAAACTTGGCTCGTTCCAATAACGTTCGTTTAGGGATTTCCTTAATCAGCTCATCGCAATAGGCTTTGGGATCCTTCCCAAACACATCCTCAAAGGATTTGCCGTTGTGTTGGGCTAACTGAAGATGATCCTCCAATTCCTCTCAATACCTTCCGTGTTAAAGGCTCAGAAGCCGGGCCGCTCAGCAGGTAGAATTTCATTTCATCCAACAGCTCTTTATTCCTCGTATTTAATTCGATTGGGTTGGGACTGACATTAGAGAAATAGAAGTACAGCTGTACCTGCTACGAAGCAATAAATAGAGAATACTTTTAAATTTCCCCGAGCCATGATACCCATAAACCATTTTAAAGAGTAATAGGTAGCAATGAACGTTAGAACGAATGCTACAATATAAGCAACAATCAGCTCGTTAAGATTAGGATCGGATAACAGCTCCCCTCCTTCTAATACCATTCCCCCTATGCTAATAGGGATATATAAGAAGAACGAAAAGCGTAATGCGGTTTCCTGTTTCATGCCTATCCCCATCGCCGCGACGATCGTGGCCCCCGAACGGCTAATTCCCGGAATCAGTGCTACGGCTTGGGCTAATCCTACGATCAGAGCATCCTTCCACGTCAGATCCGCATCCTGCTTCCGCCCTCTCAGATTACGGATCAGCCATAATGCAATCCCGGTAACAAGGAGAGTAACGCCTATGACCTTCAAGCCCTCCAGCATCTCGCTTATGTAATCTTTAAGCAGTATACCTATGAAGCCCGCAGGAATCGTTGCTAGAATAAGATACAT
This genomic window contains:
- a CDS encoding undecaprenyl-diphosphate phosphatase: MEDFLIVIKYGLLGLLQGLTEPIPISSSGHLMIAQHLFGLHIEGLSFAVFVNFASLLAVLLIYKEDIRRLAVNGWRYIKDRSPDAKSDFLFIMYLILATIPAGFIGILLKDYISEMLEGLKVIGVTLLVTGIALWLIRNLRGRKQDADLTWKDALIVGLAQAVALIPGISRSGATIVAAMGIGMKQETALRFSFFLYIPISIGGMVLEGGELLSDPNLNELIVAYIVAFVLTFIATYYSLKWFMGIMARGNLKVFSIYCFVAGTAVLLFL
- a CDS encoding EamA family transporter is translated as MRALLASVFLKEIIRGVGYRLKRVGASEASIFLNLQPFVAMIVGFMPLGTPVTTVQIIGSMLIVGGVVLATARKRGKADVMKSPLSAPTSIPKDS
- a CDS encoding CapA family protein — encoded protein: MTEIRIAAVGDLMVKRYIISDAKASNGGRYSFDRLFSKVAPYLKQADVTIGNLETTFAGKIRPVGLRNKKTGCPLFSCPDELAPALHKAGFDVVTTANNHCMDTGTAGLSRTLRILDQHGIRHTGTFRSSTESRKFLIMNVKGIKIGILSYTKGTNGIPVPSNKPWMVNRMGSRKIIRDIRHLKTKVDLVIIYLHFGREYQTIPNKEQKRLVSLLFKHGAHIILGSHPHVLQPMAVRGNRKFVIYSLGNFVSTRLKNNPLTQSSIILNIDVKKASDGKTIIKGVHYLPVWVRRSIDGNRKITEVIPNRSKEDLSLPPKESRLMKRMLNHTRKIIKRSGVKAESHG